The Buttiauxella selenatireducens genome has a window encoding:
- a CDS encoding YobH family protein, producing the protein MHIVIRTFLVIVLLWIGLLLSGYGVLIGSHQNAAGLGLQCKYLTARNITTAQFIHSESGIIGLSDCPVLRKSGKVIDDGQ; encoded by the coding sequence ATGCATATTGTGATCCGCACTTTTCTTGTCATCGTGCTGCTGTGGATCGGTTTGCTGCTCTCAGGGTACGGCGTGCTGATTGGGAGCCATCAAAATGCAGCGGGTTTAGGGCTGCAATGCAAGTATCTCACTGCACGAAATATTACTACTGCGCAATTCATTCATAGTGAGAGCGGGATTATCGGACTCAGCGATTGCCCTGTATTGCGTAAAAGTGGCAAAGTGATTGATGACGGGCAGTAG
- the mgrB gene encoding PhoP/PhoQ regulator MgrB, which yields MKKYRWFILVAVFFVCLLLWTQMVNVMCDQDVQFFSGICTINKFIPW from the coding sequence GTGAAAAAGTACAGGTGGTTCATCTTAGTTGCAGTTTTTTTCGTCTGCTTGCTACTCTGGACTCAGATGGTCAACGTGATGTGCGATCAAGATGTACAATTTTTCAGCGGCATCTGCACGATTAACAAATTTATTCCCTGGTAG